One Helicobacter suis HS1 genomic window, TGCTCTATCCACTCTAAGATAATGGGCAGTTGGGTATGCAGATGAGGCGGGGCGATGCGATTAGCTTTGTAGGCAGGATCAAGGGTTTTTCTATGATTACTCTGACTTTCTAAAGCAAAAATGAGTCTATCTGCCTTAAAGCTATAAAGTTGGTGGATAATTTTAGCAAAGGCGCTTAGCCACGCTGTATTGATACCCTTTGAGGTTTGCAAATCACGCAAAGGATAGTAAAACTTAAAGAGCAACCCAAAGGTATCTACTAAATGTAGGGTTTTCATGTGTTAAGGCAGTGGGTGAAGAGATAGCGGTGATCTTCAGGCAAAGCTTCATAGAGTTTAAAGGCAAGTTTACGAATCTCCCAAAGGGCTTTAGAATCGGTGCGTAAACTCAAGAAATTTTGTAAACTCCTTGCATTAATACTAAAGGCTAGGCTAGTTTTATAACTCTCTGGCATGGCAAATTTAGCATGATCGTTTTTAATATGCTGAGTAAGTAAGAGGCGCAAATTTTCTAAAGCTTGGATACTGGCTAAATCTACCGCCTCTACCCCTGTAAAAACTAAGAATTTTTGAGCCCGCTTTAAATTTTGCTCTGGGGGTAAAAAACTAGCCTCGTCTTTAAGTTCTTTAAGAGTGTAGCGGCTAGATTTAACCGAAAAACTAGCCATGCGGTGGCGGGCAAGTTCTTGTAAGCAGGCGCGGCTAATGCCTTGTATATCAAAATTATAAAAGAGATGTTCAAGGGTAGAATTGTGGCGGTATTTATTAGCTACGCGATCAATAAGCTCTAAATCCTTGCGCCCACCCCCATCGCTGTAGGCAAAGCTTTGATAACAGGTGCGGATAGCTTCATAACAACAACTTAGCGGAGTGGCATGTTTTAGATGTACTTGCATGGATCTTTCTTAGTGGGTTGGGGGGATTAAGGGGCTAAAACCCAAGTATTTAGGCGTATAGATCGTATTTGTATAGATAATTTGTTGATTCTCCATAGGTTCTTTAAAATAACGCTCTAAGCTAGGATTTAAACGCAACAGCATGTGTTCTAAAGAATCAACACTAGCATAACTCACCCAGTCATATTCTAAATCAGCATTCAAAAGGGTAGCTGTTTGGCTCAAATAAGGGCTTGTTTTACTAATAGCACTTGTAATATAAAGATGTTTGCGATCTTTAGGTTGGGTGAGCATGAACATGGAGAGGTTAAAATTAATCTGAGAGGAGAGATACATTAAAGGCCGATCTCTACTACTTAGCATGCCAATTTGGGAGAGTAAAAGCCCGGTTTTGACAATGGAGGTATTAAAAAACACAACGGCATCTTTAAAATATTTACGCTGGTGTACCAATTCACGCCCAAAGGTGCTAGCTTTTTTAAAAGTGATTGTATCCTCATACAAAATATTAGCCCCTAAATCTTTTAAACTTTTGCTAAGCATTGCCCCTCTAAAGCTATCATCGTCATAAACCACTAGGGGTTTGTGCTGGCTTAATTCTAAAAGCATATCTACTTGAGAGGGGAAATTAATCCCACCAAAGATAAGCATGGAGGGTAAATCCATGCGTTTTTCTAATTGGTGTTTGTTGACGGTGGGAATGATAGTGGGTAAAGTTAGAGGTGTTTTAGCCACTAGATTTTGTACCCCTTCTTGGGTTAAAAGAGCAATCACAAAAGGAAAGCCTTCTTGTACGATGCTTTGATAGGTTTGTTTGAGATTATCCGGATCTTCTTGTTGGCTATCAAAAACCTTAAAGGTAAAATCATGGTTTTTAAGCGCTAAATAAGCCAAAATGGCATTCGTAGAAAGATCAGAATAACTCCCGATGACTTTTTTAGGCACTAAAATAGCAACTTTATAAGATTGCTCTTGATTTTGTGCGTTTTCTTGTTGGGGTTGGCTAGTGGCTAGTTTGGGATTGAGCCAGTCATTGATAATGGCATAATTATCCTGTAATTGGTGATCTTTAATCTCTGCAGAATAGCGCGCTAGAAAAGAAAAAACTTGTCCTTTAGCATAGAGTTCTTTTAGACAATCTGCACTACATGGCTTTAAAGCCACCACAACCTGCTTAGCAGGTGGCAGAGGAGAAAGTAAGCGGGGGCGCACTCTAGCAGAGCCAAAAGAGCTAAGAATAGCTAGAGCTATAATTCCCCTAAAATAATTAATCCTTATGCTTTTTAAAGACATGGGGGCTTACCATATTGGCAGGTTGGAAGATCTCATCAAGTTGTTCTTGTGTTAAAAGTTTGCGCTCTAAGACAATCTCATGTACAGCTTTGCCGGTTTCAAGGGCTTCTTTAGCAATGGAGGCAGATTTTTCATACCCGATATGGGGATTAAGGGCGGTAACAATGCCAATGCTATTAAACACATAATCATGGCAGATTTTTTCATTAGCAGTAATGCCTAAAATACATTTATCTACCAAAGTGTGAATCGCGCGATCGAGCATCAAAAACGAATGGAAGAGCTTATAGGCGATAATAGGTTCAAAAACATTTAGTTGGAGTTGCCCGCCTTCAGCTGCCATTGTAATAGAAAGATCGTTGCCAATGACTGAAAAGCAGACTTGATTCACCACTTCTGGGATAACGGGGTTAACTTTACCGGGCATGATAGAGCTACCGGGTTGCATTCTGGGTAAATTAATTTCATTAAGCCCAGCACGAGGACCAGAACTTAAAAGTCTCAGATCGTTACAAATTTTAGAGAGTTTGACAGAAACCCGTTTGAGCGCCCCGCTTACTTGTACATAAGCCCCTGTGCTTTGGCTAGCTTCAATTAGATCGTGAGCAATTGTAAAGGGTCTACCTGTAACTTCTTGGATTTTTTTCTCTACAATGCGTTTATAGTCCGGGTGGGAGTTAATGCCTGTGCCAATTGCTGTTCCTCCAAGATTAAGTACGCGTGTCCAATTGCGCGCATCTAAAAGGTGCTGTATGTCTTTTTCTACCATAGAAACGAAGGTTTCAAATTCTTGACCCAAAGTCATGGGCACGGCATCTTGAAGTTGTGTACGCCCCATTTTTAAAATATGGGCAAATTCTTTGCTTTTTTTATCAAAAGCGTCTTTAAGAACTTTTAGGGTTTGAACGAGTTTATCAAGCCGTTCATAGATTGCGATTTTAAGGGCTGAGGGGTAGGTGTCGTTGGTAGATTGGGAGCGGTTAACATGATCATTTGGGTGGCAGTATTGGTATTCTCCCTTTTTATGCCCTAAAATCTCTAAAGCCAAATTGGTAACCACTTCATTCACATTCATATTTGTACTTGTGCCCGCTCCGCCTTGAATCATATCCACTACAAATTGATCGTGGTGTTCTCCTTGAATGATGCGATCGCAGGCCTTACAAATGGCATCAGAAATTTTAATATCTACAAGCCCGAGTTCAGCATTAGCTAAAGCCGCAGCCTTCTTTACTTGAGCATAAGAACGGATAAAAACAGGGTAGTTAAACAGCCTATCATGGGTGATGTTAAAATTCTCCACCGCGCGCATTGTCTGGATTCCATAGTACAGATCGTCTTCAATCTCCATCTCGCCGATAAAATCATGCTCTTTTCTAGTTGCCATTTTAAGATCTCCTTGTGGATAAGATAGTGTGGCATTCTACTAATTTAAAATTAATATTGGCACAAAGGAACAATTAAACATGTTATCATAATCCAAATTCCAAACTTTAATTTTTAAGGATTGCTATGAATCCAACCGACATACAAGGTCTAATGGTTGCTTTTGATCAAAGTAATATCAGCTATTTTAAACTCAAAATGGAGAATGTAGAACTCGTGTTAAATAAGGTTTCTACTAAAAAGGGGGTGGTTGTTTCTGATCATTTACCCATCCAAACCCCCACCGCTAGCGCCTGTTCTTTAAATAGTGTAGCAGGGGCAGCAAGTGTGAGTAGTAGCGCCAAAGAAAACACCAAAGAAGATTACATTCTCTCGCCTATGGTAGGTACTTTTTATCACCGCCCCTCCCCTACGGCTAGCCCTTATGTACAAGTGGGCGATAGCATTAAAAAAGGGCAAATTATTGGTATTGTGGAGGCAATGAAGATCATGAATGAAATTG contains:
- a CDS encoding transposase; its protein translation is MSLKSIRINYFRGIIALAILSSFGSARVRPRLLSPLPPAKQVVVALKPCSADCLKELYAKGQVFSFLARYSAEIKDHQLQDNYAIINDWLNPKLATSQPQQENAQNQEQSYKVAILVPKKVIGSYSDLSTNAILAYLALKNHDFTFKVFDSQQEDPDNLKQTYQSIVQEGFPFVIALLTQEGVQNLVAKTPLTLPTIIPTVNKHQLEKRMDLPSMLIFGGINFPSQVDMLLELSQHKPLVVYDDDSFRGAMLSKSLKDLGANILYEDTITFKKASTFGRELVHQRKYFKDAVVFFNTSIVKTGLLLSQIGMLSSRDRPLMYLSSQINFNLSMFMLTQPKDRKHLYITSAISKTSPYLSQTATLLNADLEYDWVSYASVDSLEHMLLRLNPSLERYFKEPMENQQIIYTNTIYTPKYLGFSPLIPPTH
- the aspA gene encoding aspartate ammonia-lyase; the encoded protein is MATRKEHDFIGEMEIEDDLYYGIQTMRAVENFNITHDRLFNYPVFIRSYAQVKKAAALANAELGLVDIKISDAICKACDRIIQGEHHDQFVVDMIQGGAGTSTNMNVNEVVTNLALEILGHKKGEYQYCHPNDHVNRSQSTNDTYPSALKIAIYERLDKLVQTLKVLKDAFDKKSKEFAHILKMGRTQLQDAVPMTLGQEFETFVSMVEKDIQHLLDARNWTRVLNLGGTAIGTGINSHPDYKRIVEKKIQEVTGRPFTIAHDLIEASQSTGAYVQVSGALKRVSVKLSKICNDLRLLSSGPRAGLNEINLPRMQPGSSIMPGKVNPVIPEVVNQVCFSVIGNDLSITMAAEGGQLQLNVFEPIIAYKLFHSFLMLDRAIHTLVDKCILGITANEKICHDYVFNSIGIVTALNPHIGYEKSASIAKEALETGKAVHEIVLERKLLTQEQLDEIFQPANMVSPHVFKKHKD
- the thyX gene encoding FAD-dependent thymidylate synthase is translated as MQVHLKHATPLSCCYEAIRTCYQSFAYSDGGGRKDLELIDRVANKYRHNSTLEHLFYNFDIQGISRACLQELARHRMASFSVKSSRYTLKELKDEASFLPPEQNLKRAQKFLVFTGVEAVDLASIQALENLRLLLTQHIKNDHAKFAMPESYKTSLAFSINARSLQNFLSLRTDSKALWEIRKLAFKLYEALPEDHRYLFTHCLNT
- the accB gene encoding acetyl-CoA carboxylase biotin carboxyl carrier protein is translated as MNPTDIQGLMVAFDQSNISYFKLKMENVELVLNKVSTKKGVVVSDHLPIQTPTASACSLNSVAGAASVSSSAKENTKEDYILSPMVGTFYHRPSPTASPYVQVGDSIKKGQIIGIVEAMKIMNEIEAECDCKILSIEVEDATAVEYGTQLVKIEKL